In a genomic window of Oncorhynchus keta strain PuntledgeMale-10-30-2019 chromosome 28, Oket_V2, whole genome shotgun sequence:
- the ints11 gene encoding integrator complex subunit 11 isoform X2, translating into MLAVAASLSLLGAKTLCLTVGCTWASMMTFPDFSYITQQGRLTEFLDCVIISHFHLDHCGALPYMSEMVGYDGPIYMTHPTKAICPILLEDFRKITVDKKGETNFFTSQMIKDCMKKVVPLNLHQTVQVDDELEIKAYYAGHVLGAAMVQIKVGSESVVYTGDYNMTPDRHLGAAWIDKCRPDILISESTYATTIRDSKRCRERDFLKKVHETVERGGKVLIPVFALGRAQELCILLETFWERMNMKAPIYFSTGLTEKANHYYKLFITWTNQKIRKTFVQRNMFEFKHIKAFDRSYADNPGPMVVFATPGMLHAGQSLQIFKKWAGNEKNMIIMPGYCVQGTIGHKILNGQKKLEMENRQTLEVKLQVEYMSFSAHADAKGIMQLIRMAEPRNMLLVHGEAKKMEFLKDKIEQEFTINCFMPANGETTTVITNPSVPVDISLNLLKREMALGGPLPDPKKPRTMHGTLIMKDNSLRLVSPEQALKELGLNEHQLRFTCRVQLQDPHSDPDTLSRIYTHLKSVLKGYTIQHLPDGTVMVESIVIKVSSSAEEPNTKVLLLSWSYQDEDLGSFLSTLLKKGLPSGLSSM; encoded by the exons ATGTTGGCCGTAGCTGCATCCTTGTCTCTATTGGGGGCAAAAACATTATGCTTGACTGTGGGATGCACATGGGCTTCAATGATGAC ATTCCCAGATTTCTCTTACATAACACAACAAGGACGCCTGACAGAATTCTTGGACTGTGTAATTATCAG TCATTTCCACTTGGACCACTGTGGTGCTCTGCCGTACATGAGTGAGATGGTGGGCTACGATGGCCCCATCTACATGACCCACCCCACCAAGGCCATCTGCCCTATCCTGCTGGAGGACTTCAGGAAGATCACTGTGGACAAGAAGGGCGAAACCAACTTCTTCACATCCCAGATGATCAAGGACTGCATGAAGAAAGTAGTCCCTTTGAACCTCCACCAGACTGTCCAG GTGGATGATGAGCTGGAGATCAAGGCTTACTATGCAGGCCACGTCCTAGGAGCTGCTATGGTGCAGATCAAAGTAGGATCTGAGTCTGTGGTCTACACT GGTGACTATAACATGACGCCAGACAGACATTTAGG GGCTGCGTGGATCGATAAGTGTCGGCCAGACATCCTCATCTCAGAGTCCACCTACGCCACCACCATCCGTGACTCCAAGAGGTGCAGGGAGAGGGACTTTCTGAAGAAAGTACacgagacagtggagagaggggggaag GTTCTGATTCCGGTCTTTGCCTTGGGTAGAGCTCAGGAATTGTGCATTCTATTGGAAACATTCTG GGAGCGGATGAACATGAAAGCGCCCATCTACTTCTCCACGGGGCTCACAGAGAAAGCCAATCACTACTACAAACTCTTCATCACCTGGACCAATCAGAAGATCAGAAAAACCTTTGTACAGAGAAACATGTTTGAGTTCAAACACATTAAGGCCTTTGATCGCTCCTACGCAGACAACCCTGGACCAATG GTGGTCTTTGCCACCCCAGGAATGCTGCATGCTGGTCAGTCTCTACAGATATTCAAGAAGTGGGCTGGCAATGAGAAGAATATG ATCATCATGCCTGGGTATTGTGTGCAAGGCACCATCGGACACAAGATCCTGAATGGTCAAAAAAAACTGGAGATGGAGAATAGACAAACG TTGGAGGTGAAGCTGCAGGTGGAGTACATGTCGTTCAGCGCCCATGCAGACGCTAAGGGCATCATGCAGCTCATCCGCATGGCAGAGCCTCGCAACATGCTGCTGGTGCACGGAGAGGCCAAGAAGATGGAGTTCCTCAAGGACAAGATCGAGCAGGAGTTCA CCATCAACTGCTTCATGCCAGCCAACGGTGAGACGACCACTGTGATCACCAACCCCAGTGTCCCAGTAGACATCTCACTCAACCTGCTCAAGAGGGAGATGGCCCTTGGAG GCCCCTTACCTGACCCGAAAAAGCCTCGTACCATGCACGGGACCCTGATCATGAAGGATAAT AGTCTTCGTCTGGTCTCTCCAGAACAGGCTCTCAAGGAGTTGGGCCTCAACGAGCACCAGCTCCGCTTCACCTGCCGAGTACAGCTCCAGGACCCACACAGTGACCCCGACACTCTCAGCAGAATCTACACACACCTCAAGAG tGTGTTGAAAGGTTATACCATCCAGCACCTCCCAGATGGGACCGTCATGGTGGAGTCCATTGTGATCAAGGTGTCCTCCTCAGCTGAAGAGCCCAACACCAAGGTGCTGCTGCTCTCCTGGAGCTACCAG GATGAAGATCTGGGGAGCTTTCTGTCTACTCTGCTGAAGAAAGGACTTCCATCAGGGCTGTCTTCAATGTGA
- the ints11 gene encoding integrator complex subunit 11 isoform X1: protein MPEIKVTPLGAGQDVGRSCILVSIGGKNIMLDCGMHMGFNDDRRFPDFSYITQQGRLTEFLDCVIISHFHLDHCGALPYMSEMVGYDGPIYMTHPTKAICPILLEDFRKITVDKKGETNFFTSQMIKDCMKKVVPLNLHQTVQVDDELEIKAYYAGHVLGAAMVQIKVGSESVVYTGDYNMTPDRHLGAAWIDKCRPDILISESTYATTIRDSKRCRERDFLKKVHETVERGGKVLIPVFALGRAQELCILLETFWERMNMKAPIYFSTGLTEKANHYYKLFITWTNQKIRKTFVQRNMFEFKHIKAFDRSYADNPGPMVVFATPGMLHAGQSLQIFKKWAGNEKNMIIMPGYCVQGTIGHKILNGQKKLEMENRQTLEVKLQVEYMSFSAHADAKGIMQLIRMAEPRNMLLVHGEAKKMEFLKDKIEQEFTINCFMPANGETTTVITNPSVPVDISLNLLKREMALGGPLPDPKKPRTMHGTLIMKDNSLRLVSPEQALKELGLNEHQLRFTCRVQLQDPHSDPDTLSRIYTHLKSVLKGYTIQHLPDGTVMVESIVIKVSSSAEEPNTKVLLLSWSYQDEDLGSFLSTLLKKGLPSGLSSM from the exons GTGCTGGACAAGATGTTGGCCGTAGCTGCATCCTTGTCTCTATTGGGGGCAAAAACATTATGCTTGACTGTGGGATGCACATGGGCTTCAATGATGAC AGAAGATTCCCAGATTTCTCTTACATAACACAACAAGGACGCCTGACAGAATTCTTGGACTGTGTAATTATCAG TCATTTCCACTTGGACCACTGTGGTGCTCTGCCGTACATGAGTGAGATGGTGGGCTACGATGGCCCCATCTACATGACCCACCCCACCAAGGCCATCTGCCCTATCCTGCTGGAGGACTTCAGGAAGATCACTGTGGACAAGAAGGGCGAAACCAACTTCTTCACATCCCAGATGATCAAGGACTGCATGAAGAAAGTAGTCCCTTTGAACCTCCACCAGACTGTCCAG GTGGATGATGAGCTGGAGATCAAGGCTTACTATGCAGGCCACGTCCTAGGAGCTGCTATGGTGCAGATCAAAGTAGGATCTGAGTCTGTGGTCTACACT GGTGACTATAACATGACGCCAGACAGACATTTAGG GGCTGCGTGGATCGATAAGTGTCGGCCAGACATCCTCATCTCAGAGTCCACCTACGCCACCACCATCCGTGACTCCAAGAGGTGCAGGGAGAGGGACTTTCTGAAGAAAGTACacgagacagtggagagaggggggaag GTTCTGATTCCGGTCTTTGCCTTGGGTAGAGCTCAGGAATTGTGCATTCTATTGGAAACATTCTG GGAGCGGATGAACATGAAAGCGCCCATCTACTTCTCCACGGGGCTCACAGAGAAAGCCAATCACTACTACAAACTCTTCATCACCTGGACCAATCAGAAGATCAGAAAAACCTTTGTACAGAGAAACATGTTTGAGTTCAAACACATTAAGGCCTTTGATCGCTCCTACGCAGACAACCCTGGACCAATG GTGGTCTTTGCCACCCCAGGAATGCTGCATGCTGGTCAGTCTCTACAGATATTCAAGAAGTGGGCTGGCAATGAGAAGAATATG ATCATCATGCCTGGGTATTGTGTGCAAGGCACCATCGGACACAAGATCCTGAATGGTCAAAAAAAACTGGAGATGGAGAATAGACAAACG TTGGAGGTGAAGCTGCAGGTGGAGTACATGTCGTTCAGCGCCCATGCAGACGCTAAGGGCATCATGCAGCTCATCCGCATGGCAGAGCCTCGCAACATGCTGCTGGTGCACGGAGAGGCCAAGAAGATGGAGTTCCTCAAGGACAAGATCGAGCAGGAGTTCA CCATCAACTGCTTCATGCCAGCCAACGGTGAGACGACCACTGTGATCACCAACCCCAGTGTCCCAGTAGACATCTCACTCAACCTGCTCAAGAGGGAGATGGCCCTTGGAG GCCCCTTACCTGACCCGAAAAAGCCTCGTACCATGCACGGGACCCTGATCATGAAGGATAAT AGTCTTCGTCTGGTCTCTCCAGAACAGGCTCTCAAGGAGTTGGGCCTCAACGAGCACCAGCTCCGCTTCACCTGCCGAGTACAGCTCCAGGACCCACACAGTGACCCCGACACTCTCAGCAGAATCTACACACACCTCAAGAG tGTGTTGAAAGGTTATACCATCCAGCACCTCCCAGATGGGACCGTCATGGTGGAGTCCATTGTGATCAAGGTGTCCTCCTCAGCTGAAGAGCCCAACACCAAGGTGCTGCTGCTCTCCTGGAGCTACCAG GATGAAGATCTGGGGAGCTTTCTGTCTACTCTGCTGAAGAAAGGACTTCCATCAGGGCTGTCTTCAATGTGA